A genomic window from Magnetofaba australis IT-1 includes:
- a CDS encoding beta-ketoacyl synthase N-terminal-like domain-containing protein, whose translation MTDFPRKPPMTPVAIVGRGCVLPGVHSPEALWRAVAAGEDLISDAPPGSWRLPPESLIKPGADLRGEGIWTQRGGYVRDFEKLFDPSGLAVPEERLRALDPVCQWSVQAARAALSEAVGVDPATQRVGLILGNLSYPSRGLTDYALQVWRGEDGPIAPENRFNSGFPALIAAQALGLSGEAFALDAACASSLYAIQLACERLAARQCDALLVGAVNAADPMMIFMGFTQLQALSRSGQSRPFHRHADGLLPAEGAVCIALKRLDDAIAHGDRIFGVIRGVGLSNDGRRGGVLAPDSEGQQRAMQAAYDLSGVDPASIGLMECHATGTAVGDAVEIRSMLPLFGARDDLPIGSLKSNMGHLITASGLASLLKILGAFEAHTLPPTLHAEQPLTELAGTPFRPLAEAEPWPEAAEGPRRAAINNFGFGGNNAHLIVEEWRGVETASSTFAPPEVASECSDDADIAICGIAVMTGSAQSFAQFQQQLQAKPPTDGPVESLFGVSLPMAGQAVTPRDLQAALPQQNAMLAAAIDAMAGVAPAAPERSGVFVGMGCDAEIARYSQRWLLRDADAKTRDSIIPALDAAGVVGAMPNMPANRIHAHFDWRGPGMTVSAEELSGVSALKIACRMLRAGTLDLALAGAVDLAHEPVQSAAVRALLHAVRHVMGDGAVAFVLKRAEDARRAGDPIYALLPNLPDDAPSQSCAELDLHDADAPSAVTARFGHAHAASGLLHLAAGVAALQAAQRPVAAQTEESLLVSDDEPLVVTLSDMIGQQQRVALAAGEPLLNEAVAATPILRLFAAPDRAALRVCIAEGEESVGASADPARMAWVCDDAAQDAALRQQALAYLDGESDRLPQAIHFAQQPLGGELAFVFTGAAAACGGMDDGMARAFPDMRAALARQNPYLESLLSLTQPQNQARCPQPDPLTQLKISSLWSQQHAWLARNLLGLRPQAALGLSSGESNSLFAFGVWRDMAQMFADIDASQIYGRWLTGPCVSAARAWGLPESASIVWRNWRLLAPLEEVQQAVARQERVSISIIQSPQDCCIGGDEAACLAVVREIGASRAFPLGQDMVAHCAELEPVADIWRSVHLRQTHPPADGVRIYSNSSNTHYSPDTHSAADAITRQATTPVDFRQTVENAYADGVRIFLEMGPRTALSHAINQTLGERTHLALAMDNAAGDPLRQLASVAAQLFVAGVELHAEPLMRRLQLSWEQAQLRDSAAKQPRLRLPAHRAAVTLNALSQEANEPAQSMPPAPALSLPPHWAPIAPRCAPLPVAAPALNASSPATPPSKAEAIRMAWEPIREQHARYLEQQAQAQQQFLTLQAAIAQQWFGRGGGASTSAVQSPVAVAPPVALVTQTVTPSAVEADAAPSVAKGRETTAPSLSDAPIPEGPRFTRQELQTLASGRISTVFGAQFAPQDDYIRQVRLPEPPLLLVDRVTGLKGEPGAMGLGTIWTETDIDNHPWSLHQGRASLGTLIESGQSDLLLISWLGADFHNRDERVYRLLGCECTFHRAGLPGAGDTLSYDIHVDGHAHSGAVRLFFFHYDCRVEGGLRLSVRSGQAGFFTDAELAASKGVLWSAEEDAPQPDARLDAPPQLSAKRAFSAEELDGWRNGDAYGCFGGGFELAGAHLRTPTIASGRMKLLDSVSAFDPSGGPWGRGYLCANAHVPTDAWFYAGHFKNDPCMPGTLMADAAIQALAITMGAMGFTIRRDGWRFEPVADEPFTFVCRGQVIPDAPHDLRYEVFIEEVIDGPEPRVYAALLCSSDDLKVFLCRRFGLQLVHDTPFDPALIPADPSARHWLDAARTIPGDYPAILSCAQGSYVQACGPAFADYDGPWRRMPRLPSPPFLYITRIDSVDALQGTPKRGARVVTHFEIPAQNHPLIASHSSASAPFAMLLEALLQPCGWLCVYLGFATHEQKDYKLRNLDGDDCILHQETWPAFGSLRCETVLTDFVMTASSRLAFFRIDGYVGKQLVMSLQTNFGLFLPEQLEHQRGLPTTDAQREAMQRPGDLFYDLQHAPEALPSGPALAREPLNMVDRVTLFEADGGEQGLGCIRGEQTVDPRAWYFSVHFYEDPVQPGSLGLEALVQLLQTFMRLKGLHDGFAQPRFQSLATESPFSWRYRGQVVPTHDLVVTELSITAIERQPGRVTATASGSLWVDGLRIYEARDLTMAIVEGDPPQPLKEIASESAAPSGATHRARFGFDLQSQPWLRSHCPTYVVPALPMTVLADLMAQTAQPLFRELKLVALEDLQALRWSIIPEGARITLEGVATVSEAGHSADVEIRLLEDGEDGDSAKPVARGRALFAADYPAPCAPLLPLVDAPSIADPYVDRSVFHGPAFQIMSGLRRNREGATFQLNAGSQAVPQGVVNPLLLDGIFHGPPRDEPHLWFPGAAVEETSFPTHVARIQFFAPPVMDGVVDCEVRAAGQEGRHLHFTAQLQRQGQPLLEMRYTEITFHKGFMAAFSARDRAAFLERGEPLSGASLSTILADGATELASAEVMRNNRLPGTLEALYRVSGTVAEITEAIAIKEHVARGAGVHPREVEIADAHSAWVARMPLNRFPYAAQRQGRSVIVRDGAGDTLHWPVLQQAWRTRLRLDGPWLGETLFVAMARQWVGRVVLVDPAALTALRGKPALFVANHQVGVESILFAILAQALHGGDLVTLAKVEHRDSWLGRLLSVCQAFPGVTLPQTIYFFDREQRESLFDCLKQVREAMMQRGASLMVHVEGTRSRQCRQPVTQLSGVLIDFALEAGIPIVPLRFVGGLPVAPVAESLEFAPGFARQDIYLGAPLAAEELRKLPLVERKARVLDALNGLGPDLMTETPHTPNEAFAQRVAQRQQGQGVEFVRAALLQALAEFPQLGEHERALLTALERGGTIPGETEQAAWLRELQGWFQQGVAGYSRLNPE comes from the coding sequence ATGACTGATTTCCCGCGCAAGCCGCCGATGACGCCGGTGGCCATCGTCGGGCGTGGCTGCGTTCTGCCTGGCGTCCACTCGCCCGAGGCGCTGTGGCGCGCGGTGGCGGCGGGGGAGGATCTCATCAGCGACGCCCCGCCTGGGAGTTGGCGTCTGCCGCCAGAGAGTCTGATCAAGCCGGGCGCTGATCTGCGCGGTGAGGGGATCTGGACCCAGCGCGGCGGCTATGTACGCGATTTTGAGAAACTGTTTGATCCCAGCGGCCTGGCCGTGCCGGAGGAGCGACTGCGCGCGCTGGATCCGGTGTGCCAATGGAGCGTGCAGGCGGCCCGCGCCGCGCTGAGCGAGGCGGTGGGCGTCGATCCCGCAACGCAGCGGGTAGGGTTGATTCTGGGTAATCTCTCCTATCCATCCCGCGGGCTGACAGACTATGCGTTGCAGGTCTGGCGCGGCGAGGATGGCCCGATTGCGCCGGAGAACCGCTTCAACTCCGGCTTCCCCGCGCTGATCGCCGCCCAGGCCTTGGGGCTGAGTGGCGAGGCGTTCGCCCTGGACGCCGCCTGCGCCTCGTCTCTGTATGCGATTCAACTGGCTTGCGAGCGGCTCGCCGCGCGCCAGTGCGACGCCCTGCTGGTGGGCGCGGTCAACGCCGCCGATCCCATGATGATCTTTATGGGTTTCACCCAACTCCAGGCGCTCAGTCGCAGCGGTCAGAGCCGTCCGTTTCATCGTCACGCCGACGGCCTGCTGCCCGCCGAAGGGGCGGTGTGCATCGCGCTCAAGCGGTTGGATGACGCCATCGCCCATGGCGACCGCATCTTCGGTGTGATTCGTGGCGTGGGTCTGTCCAACGATGGGCGACGCGGCGGCGTGCTGGCGCCGGACTCCGAAGGCCAGCAGCGCGCCATGCAGGCGGCGTATGATCTGAGCGGCGTGGATCCGGCCAGCATTGGCTTGATGGAGTGCCACGCCACCGGCACGGCGGTGGGCGATGCGGTGGAGATCCGCAGCATGCTGCCCCTGTTCGGCGCCCGCGATGACCTACCCATCGGCTCGCTCAAATCCAATATGGGCCACCTGATCACCGCATCGGGACTGGCCAGTCTGCTGAAGATTCTCGGCGCCTTCGAAGCGCACACGCTGCCTCCCACGCTGCATGCAGAGCAGCCGTTGACGGAGCTGGCGGGCACGCCGTTCCGGCCCTTGGCCGAGGCGGAGCCCTGGCCCGAGGCCGCTGAAGGGCCACGCCGCGCCGCCATCAACAATTTCGGCTTTGGCGGCAACAACGCTCATCTGATTGTCGAGGAGTGGCGTGGCGTCGAGACGGCGTCCAGCACGTTCGCTCCGCCCGAGGTCGCCAGCGAATGCAGTGATGACGCCGACATCGCCATCTGCGGGATTGCCGTGATGACGGGTTCGGCGCAGAGCTTTGCGCAATTCCAGCAGCAATTGCAGGCGAAGCCGCCGACAGACGGCCCAGTGGAATCCCTGTTTGGCGTGTCGCTACCCATGGCGGGGCAGGCGGTGACCCCGCGCGATCTGCAAGCGGCGCTGCCGCAGCAGAACGCCATGCTGGCGGCGGCCATCGACGCCATGGCGGGGGTAGCGCCCGCCGCGCCTGAGCGCAGCGGCGTCTTCGTGGGCATGGGGTGTGATGCGGAGATTGCGCGCTATAGCCAGCGTTGGCTGCTGCGCGACGCCGACGCCAAAACCCGTGACTCCATCATTCCGGCGCTGGATGCGGCAGGGGTGGTGGGGGCGATGCCCAATATGCCCGCCAACCGCATCCATGCGCACTTCGATTGGCGCGGTCCGGGCATGACCGTTTCTGCTGAGGAGCTTTCCGGCGTCTCGGCGCTCAAGATCGCCTGTCGCATGTTGCGCGCCGGCACGTTGGACTTGGCCCTGGCCGGGGCGGTGGATCTGGCCCACGAGCCGGTGCAGAGCGCCGCTGTTCGTGCGCTGTTGCATGCTGTGCGCCACGTTATGGGCGATGGCGCAGTGGCGTTTGTGCTTAAACGCGCCGAGGACGCGCGCCGCGCTGGCGATCCCATCTACGCGCTATTGCCCAATCTCCCGGATGACGCGCCGAGCCAATCCTGTGCCGAACTCGATCTGCATGATGCCGATGCGCCCAGTGCGGTGACGGCGCGTTTTGGCCATGCTCACGCGGCGTCCGGGTTATTGCATCTGGCCGCCGGTGTGGCGGCTTTGCAGGCGGCTCAACGTCCTGTCGCTGCGCAGACAGAAGAGTCCCTGTTGGTGAGCGACGACGAGCCGCTCGTCGTCACCCTCAGCGATATGATCGGACAGCAACAGCGGGTGGCGCTGGCGGCGGGCGAACCGTTGCTGAATGAGGCGGTGGCCGCCACGCCGATTCTGCGTCTGTTCGCCGCGCCGGATCGTGCGGCGTTGCGTGTGTGCATTGCGGAAGGTGAGGAGTCCGTTGGCGCCAGCGCAGACCCGGCGCGCATGGCCTGGGTGTGTGATGATGCCGCTCAGGATGCGGCGTTGCGCCAGCAGGCGTTGGCGTATCTGGATGGTGAGAGTGATCGTTTGCCGCAAGCGATTCACTTTGCCCAACAGCCGTTAGGCGGTGAGTTGGCGTTTGTCTTCACCGGCGCGGCGGCGGCCTGCGGCGGCATGGACGATGGCATGGCGCGGGCGTTTCCCGACATGCGCGCTGCGCTGGCGCGGCAAAATCCCTACCTGGAGTCGCTGCTGAGTCTGACGCAGCCGCAGAATCAGGCGCGATGCCCACAGCCCGACCCGCTCACCCAGCTTAAAATCAGCAGTCTGTGGTCGCAACAGCACGCCTGGTTGGCGCGCAATCTGTTGGGCTTGCGCCCGCAAGCGGCGCTGGGACTCTCTTCGGGGGAGAGTAATTCCCTGTTCGCCTTTGGCGTGTGGCGCGACATGGCGCAGATGTTCGCCGATATCGACGCCTCGCAGATCTATGGTCGCTGGCTCACCGGTCCGTGTGTGAGCGCCGCGCGCGCCTGGGGCTTGCCGGAGTCGGCGTCGATTGTGTGGCGCAACTGGCGACTGTTGGCCCCGCTGGAGGAGGTGCAACAGGCGGTGGCGCGCCAGGAGCGTGTGAGCATCTCCATTATTCAATCGCCGCAGGATTGCTGTATCGGCGGCGATGAGGCGGCGTGTCTGGCGGTGGTGCGGGAGATCGGCGCTAGCCGCGCCTTCCCCTTGGGGCAGGATATGGTGGCCCACTGCGCCGAACTGGAGCCGGTGGCTGACATCTGGCGTTCAGTGCACCTGCGCCAAACCCATCCGCCTGCAGACGGCGTGCGCATCTATTCCAATAGCAGCAACACCCACTATTCGCCGGACACGCACAGCGCTGCCGACGCCATTACCCGACAGGCGACGACGCCGGTGGACTTCCGCCAGACGGTGGAGAACGCCTACGCCGACGGCGTGCGCATCTTCCTGGAGATGGGGCCGCGCACCGCGCTCTCCCACGCCATCAATCAGACCTTGGGTGAGCGTACGCATCTGGCCCTGGCCATGGACAACGCGGCGGGCGATCCGCTGCGCCAGCTTGCCAGCGTGGCGGCGCAACTGTTCGTCGCCGGGGTGGAACTCCACGCCGAGCCGCTCATGCGGCGTTTGCAGCTCAGTTGGGAACAGGCGCAGTTGCGGGATTCGGCAGCCAAGCAGCCGCGCTTGCGCCTGCCCGCCCACCGCGCGGCGGTGACGCTGAACGCTCTGTCCCAGGAGGCCAATGAACCGGCGCAATCCATGCCGCCTGCGCCTGCGCTGTCGCTTCCGCCGCACTGGGCGCCCATTGCGCCTCGCTGTGCGCCTTTGCCCGTTGCTGCGCCCGCTCTGAACGCTTCCTCCCCGGCAACGCCGCCGTCTAAAGCCGAGGCCATCCGCATGGCGTGGGAGCCGATTCGCGAGCAGCATGCGCGCTACTTGGAGCAGCAGGCCCAGGCGCAGCAGCAATTTCTCACTCTGCAAGCGGCCATCGCCCAGCAGTGGTTTGGGCGCGGCGGTGGGGCGTCTACGTCCGCTGTTCAGTCTCCTGTCGCCGTTGCGCCGCCGGTTGCGCTGGTTACTCAGACGGTTACGCCGTCCGCTGTTGAAGCCGATGCGGCGCCATCCGTTGCAAAAGGGCGGGAGACGACCGCGCCGAGTCTTTCCGACGCGCCAATTCCCGAAGGTCCGCGTTTTACCCGCCAGGAGTTGCAGACGCTGGCCTCGGGGCGCATTTCCACTGTGTTCGGCGCGCAGTTCGCCCCGCAGGATGACTACATCCGTCAAGTGCGTCTGCCAGAACCGCCGCTGCTGCTGGTGGATCGGGTCACCGGCCTCAAGGGCGAGCCCGGCGCCATGGGGCTGGGGACCATCTGGACCGAAACCGATATCGACAACCACCCTTGGAGTCTGCATCAGGGGCGCGCCTCGCTGGGGACGCTCATCGAATCGGGCCAGTCGGACCTGCTGCTGATCTCCTGGCTCGGCGCCGATTTCCACAATCGCGATGAGCGGGTCTATCGGCTGCTCGGGTGTGAATGCACCTTCCATCGTGCCGGACTCCCCGGCGCGGGCGATACCCTCAGCTACGACATCCATGTGGATGGCCACGCCCATAGCGGCGCGGTGCGGCTGTTCTTCTTCCACTACGACTGCCGCGTGGAGGGCGGATTGCGCCTATCGGTGCGTTCTGGTCAGGCTGGCTTCTTCACCGACGCCGAGTTGGCCGCCTCCAAGGGCGTGCTGTGGTCCGCCGAGGAGGATGCGCCCCAACCTGACGCGCGGTTGGATGCGCCGCCGCAACTCTCCGCCAAGCGCGCCTTCAGCGCTGAGGAGCTGGATGGGTGGCGCAATGGCGACGCCTACGGCTGCTTCGGCGGCGGGTTTGAACTGGCGGGGGCGCATCTGCGCACCCCCACCATCGCCTCGGGCCGTATGAAGCTGCTGGACTCCGTGAGCGCGTTTGATCCCAGCGGCGGGCCGTGGGGGCGCGGCTACCTGTGCGCCAACGCCCATGTGCCTACCGATGCGTGGTTCTACGCCGGGCACTTCAAGAACGATCCCTGCATGCCCGGCACCTTGATGGCCGATGCGGCGATTCAGGCGCTGGCCATCACCATGGGCGCCATGGGTTTCACTATTCGTCGGGATGGCTGGCGTTTTGAACCGGTGGCCGATGAACCCTTTACCTTCGTCTGTCGCGGACAGGTGATCCCCGATGCGCCCCACGACCTGCGCTACGAGGTGTTCATCGAAGAGGTGATCGATGGGCCCGAGCCGCGCGTCTATGCGGCGCTGCTCTGCTCCAGCGACGATCTGAAAGTGTTCCTATGCCGCCGCTTCGGTCTGCAACTGGTCCACGATACGCCTTTCGATCCCGCCCTGATCCCCGCCGACCCGAGTGCGCGCCACTGGCTCGACGCGGCGCGCACCATTCCCGGCGACTACCCGGCCATTCTCTCCTGCGCCCAGGGCTCCTACGTGCAGGCGTGCGGCCCCGCTTTCGCCGATTACGACGGGCCCTGGCGGCGCATGCCGCGTCTGCCGTCACCGCCGTTCCTCTACATCACCCGCATCGACTCGGTGGATGCGCTCCAGGGAACGCCCAAACGCGGCGCGCGAGTGGTGACCCACTTTGAGATTCCGGCGCAGAACCATCCGCTGATCGCCAGCCACAGTTCCGCCTCGGCGCCCTTCGCCATGCTGCTGGAGGCGCTGCTGCAACCGTGCGGCTGGCTGTGTGTCTACCTCGGCTTCGCCACCCACGAGCAGAAGGATTACAAACTGCGCAATCTGGATGGCGACGACTGCATCCTGCACCAGGAGACGTGGCCCGCATTCGGTTCGCTGCGTTGCGAAACCGTGTTGACCGACTTCGTCATGACCGCCTCCAGCCGTTTGGCCTTCTTCCGCATCGACGGCTATGTGGGTAAGCAGTTGGTGATGAGTCTGCAGACCAATTTCGGCCTGTTCCTGCCCGAGCAGCTGGAGCATCAACGGGGGCTGCCCACTACAGACGCCCAGCGCGAGGCGATGCAGCGTCCGGGCGACCTGTTTTACGATCTCCAGCATGCGCCGGAGGCTCTGCCAAGCGGTCCGGCTCTGGCCCGTGAACCGCTCAATATGGTGGATCGCGTGACCCTGTTCGAGGCCGATGGCGGCGAGCAGGGGTTGGGCTGTATTCGCGGCGAGCAGACGGTGGACCCGCGCGCCTGGTACTTCTCGGTGCACTTCTATGAGGATCCGGTGCAGCCCGGTTCGCTGGGGCTGGAGGCGCTGGTTCAACTGCTGCAAACCTTTATGCGCCTGAAGGGGCTGCATGACGGGTTTGCGCAGCCGCGTTTCCAATCCCTGGCCACCGAGTCGCCCTTCTCCTGGCGCTATCGCGGGCAGGTGGTGCCGACCCATGATCTGGTGGTCACGGAGTTGAGCATCACCGCCATCGAGCGCCAACCGGGACGGGTCACCGCCACCGCCAGCGGCTCGCTGTGGGTGGATGGACTGCGCATCTATGAAGCGCGCGATCTGACCATGGCCATTGTGGAGGGCGATCCGCCCCAACCGCTAAAAGAGATCGCATCGGAGAGCGCCGCGCCCAGTGGCGCGACCCATCGCGCGCGCTTCGGCTTCGATCTGCAATCGCAGCCGTGGTTGCGCAGTCACTGCCCCACCTACGTGGTTCCCGCGCTGCCCATGACGGTGCTGGCCGACCTGATGGCGCAAACGGCGCAGCCATTATTCCGTGAGTTGAAACTGGTGGCGCTGGAGGATCTGCAAGCGTTGCGCTGGAGCATCATCCCCGAAGGGGCGCGCATCACTCTGGAGGGCGTAGCCACGGTGAGCGAGGCGGGTCACAGCGCCGATGTGGAGATTCGACTGCTTGAAGATGGCGAGGACGGCGACTCCGCCAAGCCGGTGGCGCGGGGGCGGGCGCTGTTCGCCGCCGACTATCCGGCGCCATGCGCGCCGTTGCTGCCGCTGGTGGACGCGCCGTCCATCGCTGACCCCTATGTGGACCGCTCGGTGTTCCATGGCCCGGCGTTCCAGATCATGAGTGGATTGCGGCGCAACCGCGAGGGGGCGACGTTCCAGCTCAACGCCGGATCACAGGCGGTTCCTCAAGGCGTGGTCAATCCGCTGCTGCTGGACGGAATATTCCATGGTCCGCCGCGCGATGAGCCGCATCTGTGGTTCCCTGGCGCGGCAGTGGAAGAGACCTCATTCCCCACCCATGTGGCGCGGATTCAGTTCTTCGCGCCGCCGGTGATGGATGGCGTGGTGGATTGCGAAGTCCGCGCCGCCGGGCAGGAGGGGCGGCATCTGCATTTTACCGCGCAACTGCAGCGTCAAGGCCAGCCGTTGCTGGAGATGCGCTATACCGAGATCACTTTCCATAAAGGGTTCATGGCGGCGTTCAGCGCGCGGGATCGCGCAGCGTTTCTGGAGCGCGGCGAGCCGCTGTCGGGGGCGTCGCTCTCCACGATCCTCGCCGATGGCGCCACTGAACTGGCCAGCGCCGAAGTGATGCGCAACAACCGCCTGCCTGGCACGTTGGAAGCTCTCTATCGCGTGAGCGGCACAGTGGCGGAGATCACCGAGGCCATCGCCATCAAGGAGCATGTGGCGCGGGGCGCAGGCGTCCACCCGCGTGAGGTGGAGATTGCCGACGCCCATTCCGCCTGGGTGGCGCGCATGCCGCTCAACCGTTTCCCATACGCCGCGCAGCGCCAGGGGCGCAGCGTCATCGTGCGTGACGGCGCGGGCGATACGCTGCATTGGCCTGTGTTGCAGCAGGCGTGGCGCACGCGGTTGCGGCTGGATGGGCCGTGGCTGGGGGAGACCCTGTTCGTGGCCATGGCGCGGCAGTGGGTGGGGCGGGTTGTGTTGGTCGATCCCGCGGCGTTGACGGCTCTGCGCGGCAAACCGGCGCTGTTCGTGGCCAACCATCAGGTGGGCGTTGAATCCATTCTGTTCGCCATCCTCGCCCAGGCGCTGCACGGTGGCGATCTGGTTACCCTGGCCAAGGTCGAGCATCGCGACAGTTGGTTGGGGCGGTTGCTCAGTGTGTGCCAAGCGTTCCCCGGCGTGACTCTGCCGCAGACCATCTACTTCTTCGACCGCGAACAGCGCGAGAGCCTGTTCGACTGCCTCAAACAGGTGCGCGAAGCGATGATGCAGCGCGGGGCGTCGTTAATGGTCCATGTGGAGGGCACCCGCTCGCGCCAGTGTCGTCAGCCGGTGACGCAACTGAGCGGCGTGCTGATCGATTTCGCCTTGGAGGCGGGCATTCCCATCGTGCCGCTGCGCTTTGTGGGCGGTCTGCCGGTGGCGCCGGTGGCGGAGTCGTTGGAGTTTGCTCCCGGATTTGCGCGTCAGGATATCTATTTGGGCGCGCCGTTGGCGGCGGAGGAATTGCGCAAACTCCCTTTGGTGGAGCGCAAGGCGCGCGTTCTCGATGCGCTCAACGGTCTGGGACCGGATCTGATGACAGAGACGCCGCACACGCCCAATGAAGCGTTTGCCCAGCGAGTAGCGCAACGTCAGCAGGGGCAGGGGGTGGAGTTTGTGCGCGCGGCGCTGTTGCAGGCGTTGGCGGAGTTTCCGCAATTGGGCGAGCACGAGCGCGCTTTGCTAACGGCGTTGGAGCGGGGGGGGACGATCCCCGGCGAGACGGAGCAGGCGGCGTGGCTGCGGGAGTTGCAGGGGTGGTTCCAGCAGGGAGTGGCCGGATATAGTCGCTTGAATCCAGAGTGA
- a CDS encoding SDR family oxidoreductase — MLQLQTEPPSGAALRGLRTARNVVVTPAGPHAPEGLAQSVVAKLGEVGVNARVDDAPGDQDDGLILLAGVGADGGYAQSQALHARAFEMAKTLAPRLQQSDGFLVTVQQSGASFGMRDLPADQAWLGGLTGLVKTAAREWPQAGLKALDVDTAGASAEDLAQRIVSELLQGGDEREVALPAAGERLALRALEARQENPGAFPLQPHDFLVVSGGARGITPDILAALTRHTPLRLLLLGRTPVEEEPAALAQAGDETALKRALFAQAGARGETVTPQQIGAQTASILAQRQIRATLESLRAAGAEARYVAADIADVAAVGAALDAARAQWGPVAGVIHAAGVLADKRIADKTLDQFNRVFATKVDGLHTLLTVTQNDPLKVICLFSSVAAREGNPGQCDYAMANEVLNKVAQAEAQRRGGACVVKSINWGPWDGGMVDAGLRRHFHSQGIGLIPLTEGARFLVDELRCSQGDAVEVVVGARGTDAHD; from the coding sequence GTGCTGCAATTACAGACGGAGCCGCCGAGCGGCGCGGCGCTGCGCGGGTTGCGCACGGCGCGCAACGTGGTGGTGACGCCCGCCGGGCCGCATGCGCCCGAAGGGCTGGCGCAAAGCGTGGTGGCGAAATTGGGTGAAGTGGGCGTCAATGCGCGGGTGGATGACGCGCCGGGCGACCAGGACGACGGACTGATCCTGTTGGCCGGGGTGGGCGCGGATGGCGGTTATGCGCAGTCGCAAGCCTTGCATGCGCGCGCTTTTGAGATGGCCAAGACCCTTGCGCCGCGTTTGCAGCAATCGGACGGCTTTCTGGTCACCGTGCAGCAGAGCGGCGCGAGCTTTGGAATGCGCGATCTACCCGCAGATCAGGCGTGGTTGGGGGGCTTGACCGGGCTGGTGAAAACCGCCGCCCGCGAATGGCCCCAGGCGGGGCTCAAGGCGCTGGATGTGGACACGGCGGGCGCCTCTGCTGAAGATTTGGCGCAGCGCATTGTCTCTGAGCTGCTGCAAGGCGGCGATGAGCGTGAAGTGGCGCTGCCCGCTGCGGGAGAGCGTCTGGCGTTGCGCGCGCTGGAAGCCCGCCAAGAGAACCCGGGCGCGTTCCCGCTCCAGCCCCACGATTTCCTCGTCGTCTCCGGCGGCGCGCGGGGCATTACGCCGGATATTCTGGCCGCATTGACGCGCCACACGCCGCTGCGTCTGCTGTTGTTGGGCCGCACCCCGGTAGAGGAGGAGCCTGCAGCGTTGGCGCAGGCGGGCGATGAGACGGCGCTCAAGCGGGCGCTGTTCGCTCAAGCGGGCGCCCGTGGCGAGACGGTGACGCCGCAGCAGATCGGCGCGCAGACCGCGTCGATCCTGGCGCAGCGGCAGATCCGCGCAACATTGGAGAGCCTGCGCGCGGCTGGCGCCGAGGCGCGCTATGTGGCGGCGGATATCGCCGACGTGGCCGCCGTGGGCGCGGCGCTGGATGCGGCGCGCGCCCAGTGGGGACCGGTGGCGGGGGTGATCCACGCCGCCGGGGTGCTGGCGGATAAACGCATCGCCGATAAAACACTCGACCAGTTCAACCGCGTCTTCGCCACCAAGGTGGATGGCCTGCACACCCTGCTCACCGTTACCCAAAACGATCCGCTCAAAGTCATCTGCCTGTTCTCCTCGGTGGCGGCGCGGGAGGGCAACCCGGGGCAGTGCGACTACGCCATGGCCAATGAGGTGTTGAATAAAGTGGCGCAGGCCGAGGCGCAGCGCCGTGGCGGCGCGTGTGTGGTCAAGTCCATCAACTGGGGTCCATGGGATGGCGGCATGGTGGACGCCGGGCTGCGGCGTCACTTCCACAGTCAGGGCATCGGTTTGATTCCGCTGACCGAGGGGGCGCGCTTCCTGGTGGATGAGCTGCGCTGCAGTCAGGGCGACGCGGTGGAGGTGGTGGTGGGCGCGCGCGGGACCGACGCCCATGACTGA